AGTCTGGGACAATAGTGTGTGGAGGGTACAAAAGAAAATGCTGACACAAATCAGCTTTATTTACCTTATATTCAATTAAAACCGCaccgttttcatttttttttctaagttttgCTCAAGCCTATATAAAAAGTCTATATTTTCAAGcctttttataaatgcatattttaatgtcTTGTTGTAAAACTGGTTTAAAGACCATGCGATCTTTGCTGAAAGGGCAAAAGCTAAGAGTTAAGTATCTTAGGAATTTCATTACTCCAACCACCTGAGTAATATGGTggaaactcttaaaaaaaaaaaaaaaaaaagaaagaaaaaaaaaagtcattattgttTCCATATGGGGTTcacaacaaccaatcacagtgttTTTTTCCGAAACACCCCCCTTGGAATGGTTTTTTAAGAGTGTGAGTGTTTGCAAAACTTTTCAAATGTGTCTGTTCTTAACAAATAATCATTATATcgaaatatattcaatataattattataataagtttaaaataatataagttttaatatatatatattagtgctgtcaatcgattaaaaaaaattaactaattaatcgcacaatttttaaaaattaatcgcgattaatcgcaattaaaagactttttggatatgtaaatgtaaaatgtaaataatgtaaactcaagacaaagaaactatttaaattcaaaatatgattgtttattggaatttttgtttaacttgtaacatagattttctcatgtaaacaacatacctgcaataaaccattaatatcctccaaattaactgttggcttgaaagccatatttattacagaaataaaaacacaggcatgtaagtaccatttgaatttcaaaacaatcaatgccaataaaaaacaaaaatgatttccatgttgaattctaagtggactgcaaaaaaattccaaagtatagtcattgccagtgctttaagtgggccggtactcaccggtactcagtaccgccacttccaaatatagctcttgagcgtaccgccacctctctgtgcgcccagaacgtgcttgtagcgtaccggtacgctcatttggacatctgttttaatagaggttttaatcttttacctgcactgccgattttcagagcgcccttcacaatgcaagcttcctaattcatcccacccagagcagaaactacattacccattcacccttaagttatacaagtgaatagcgcatgtgtcgcttttcccactgttaagtgtcaacaactcaatgtggccggagaaggtgtgtgaaactcgttgtgagttatactaaagcaaaatcttgagtatttattgtctgataaacattaaaaactgtctgctgaggttgagtcgtcctgcagcccccgctggctgttcattggctgcagcatcttttttctaagttctaaaaaaataccatagacggcaaggcacaaatttagatattcatttatctaattaatctatagcctatgcacaaagacaatatgatctttttgtcccctttttgttttaaagcttgatgaagagagagagcgcaagttgctgcatctgaggaggacagtgatgcacgcgtacaggagtgattgacagttcgcggcactgtgtacaaaaaatactccgctacacaattatttcgttattttcgtttaagcgtATTAACTAAGcgtattaacgttagcgttacagaaaggtctgatttacgcactgttacagtcattgtttttttgttttttttaaacaatgacatttgagttcatgattttaatattgctgtttcttgtggcagactaaatgaagagtaatgtttcttgtggcagactgaagagtaatccggcagagttttatactgaaactttccgtctaaaagtccttccttggtcttatccatatttctttgcacgctGAACACACATAAACCACAACtggaaataataaaaactgcaaccgcgttaattgcgttatttttttttaacgcgttaaatatttcaaattaatcgaatgcgttaacgcgctaattttgacagcactaatatatatatatatatatatatatatatatatatatatatatatatatatatatacacacacattaatgttattagaaattatttagaaattattagaattaataaggAGTTAAATAATATaacttgtaaataaaacatttcacaatattattttatctcTGTGTACACACTACATTTTACTCTTGGAGATGGCATGATTTGTAACATTCGTACAAAGTTCACAAAACCCCTATATACATGGAACTGTCGGATATTTTCTAACAGAACTGTTTTAAACACCCAGGCTGGGAAGATCCAGACTCTTACTATGGAGGAGAGGGAGCACCTCCTGCCCATGATGAGGAACGCTCAGTGGGTGGAGGTGGTGGGGAGGGATGCCATTTACAAAGAGTTCCTCTTCAAAGACTTCAACCAGGTAAAAACTTCTGGAAAACTGCCAAGAGAGACTAAGGCTATAAAACTATTAAGAGTTATATATAGTACTTCACAATTCTTATACATGCTGCTTGCATCatacttttatatactgtatgcacaatGATAGGACATGCTCTTTCCCTTTCAGGCTTTTGGATTCATGTCCAGAGTAGCATTACAGGCTGAGAAAATGGATCATCACCCTGAATGGTTTAATGTGTATAATAAGGTAAATAGATAATTGGCTCATCGGTGTACCATTTTGATTTTGATGATAATGAAGACAAAAGTTTCCTTTTACATATATTAATTGTAAACTGTATCCCATCTGCCTGTTTTCTCTCTGTTAGGTTCAGATCACCCTCAGTACTCATGAATGTGGAGGACTCTCACAACGGGACATCACCCTCGCAACTTTCATAGATCAGGCCTCTGTCCTCTGAATAGACCCTCTCACTTGAAAAACTTGTCAGTCAACCTCTGTAGCCTGTAAAACTGGACCAAAAATATTGTGAAACTTCCTTTACTACAGGCTTGACTGTGTAGCCTGCCTGTTAAGCCTGATATTTTCCCAAAAAGTATTAAtggaacaatatattttttttattattttacattcacAATACATTAATGCACTACAGATCAGAGATGAGAACTGCTAGGACACTAAAGAGACCGGTCAAGCCATATTATGCCTTACTGTGTTTTATGGCTTATAGtccttttttaaaagtaaatatatggTGCCTTTAATTTCATTTGATGACATGGTTAGAGCCTCAGTGAATTGTATTAAGGCTGAATATTTACTAACTTTGGCACTGTGAAACAATTAATCATCTGTCAAAGCCTACTGTTTAATTGTTGTCACAAAAACATGTTGAGTTTAAAACATGAACAGCGGCTCTAAAGAATGCAGGGCCTCATGCCAAACTTGTGTAAACATAAGGGCTGGTTTATATTGAATTTTACATAGAAAAATAATGGAAAAGGAGTAAATGCAAAAACGAGTTCCCTTATTctgtaaaacagaaaatatattacacgaacagcatatttatttcaagacaaggtttattgatttatataggaacaacaaaaacattacagGACAAAACTGAACTGGACTGCATGACGTGGTAAAGGTCTAGTCCCTGAGGCTGATGTAGCTAGTGTGTTAACATAATAGCACACACCCTGACGTCTGTGGAAGGCATTTAGGTGAATGCTGTTGGTGTTGTGCTTAATACAACCATAACCGTAAAGTTCatgtaatgcttaaaaaaatcagATCAAAGTGCCTCAGTTTCAGTAGTTACAGTAATTACAGATTATTGCTTTAAGGCATTAAACTGCTTCATTTAGGCAAGAAGGGTAACTGTTAGAAGACAAATATCCACATCTACGTCCTAGCCTAAGGCATGTTACAATTCTTGAGACTACACTGTACTAGAGTGTTATCATACAAAATAACACTGCCCTACCTCCTACTTGAAGTACCCCAAAAAGAGGCTTAAAAAAAGTACATGGAAATTactgaatgattaaaaaaaaaaaacacattgaaataTGAGACGTTATATTagtgattttaaatgtaaaaacacacacagtggTCACAAATATTATGAGTGCTTAAGGCATTACATTGCAGACAAGATCTGGTGTGATGTTTCCATGGTACCATGTCATCATCGTAATCCTCATATCACAGACTTCATACACAAATTAATGTCCCTTTTTGCTGTTCCAGGCCTTAACTATCATTCAATTGAGTTAAGATGGAACAAAGATcccaaacaaatacaaaacacaaaagaaagactCACAAATTAAGGGGGTCTGACTTTCTGAAAACACTTGTCATGGAGTACCATAACCTGGAACATGACATTGACTGATGATTAAAATTACCagtcacatgacatttctcaggatttaaacaaaactgaaacaatAAGTGTTGAATAATTTTAACTATTAGGTATGAGGTAGATAGGATGAAATGTGAAAACCCAAATGGATGGGAATTTGAACCTGAAAATATTATTGAACTTCACAACCTGCTGGGTGGATTTGTTAAGTTTTGCCCTGATATCATTTTCCACAGGTCATTTAAAATCAGAGATATTTTCTCTTAAATTAGCTGAATGTTTTAAAACTGGATTATCAAATCTATGCTAGTTACGGGGAATTTAaaagaaggaaataaaataaacatttgcaacACAGGTTCACCTGAGCAGTACTACCATCCGAAAACCGTCTGCTGTGTTTTAAAGTTTCTACCGAGGAGGAGATATAGCAAATATATATAATCCTAACTCCATGATTTATCCATGTTGATAGTATCATGGATTTGGTTCGAATCTGCATTATTTGATTCCTGGGAACTGTTAataacatgtaaaatgtaaagtcATTGTGACAAGATTGTGCTCTGGTATCCTGAGTTTAAGTGGCACACTTCCAAAGATAATAGTGGAAATGTGATCAAATACATATGGTGTGCATcggtcataaaaataataaactgacCCAATGAAACAAGGAAAACTGCACTCTCTGGTgaccaaaattaaattaatatgtcCCAGACCCTTCACAGACCCTCACTTGTGCACCAGTCTCTACAGTCTTATAGACAAGATACTGTCGCTCCTTAGTCACAAATCCCAGAATATCAGGTGACTATGGCTTATACATAAATGAGTTAGTTAGTAAATGAATGATTAGATGATTGTGGTGAACATCCCTTAAGTCAGTTAACGGTGGAGACCCCAACAGTCAATCTCAGTGCGCTTTAGAGTTGCCATTCATGTGCTTCTTATGGTTTTTGTGGTGCTTGTTCTGTATCTTGGGCACCTCAGTGCTATAGAGGCAGTCCAAAAAGCCCTGTGAGACCTCAGTCACCATCGTTCGGTCAGGAATGGATTGGGCCATGCCATAGATTGCTCCCTACAACATAAAATGGGAAAAGTTATTTCAgggttattaattaattaattatagttTATCAGAAGAGAGTATACATGTACAAATCGACTGGAGTGCCAAGTGAGGATTTTACTCATCTGCGTTGTTATGGACAATGATTATTTTGCCTGAAAAAAATGActatataaatcttaaaatgtgAAGTTCAACCAAGACATACCAAACCAGCCATacctattttaaattgtaataatacttctcaaaatgtactgtatttttagatCAGATAAAAAGGAAACCCACCATCCCTGTGGTTCTCTCTTTAGGATTCTCCATGATAATGGCTACTTCTCTCTTCACATCACTGATGAACTGCTCGGCTACACCAGGCTGTGTGTGTAGCATTGTGACACAAATATGGATGCTGAAAGAGAACAACAAAGAGCCACAAACAATGAGGAACAACTTTTCTGACCACTGCACTAAGGCctttacataaaaacaatcaataataATGATCTAGGTGTATTTTCCATAACCTGATTAACTTTCATTCTGTTTTTAGGAACATTACATTAGTTTGCATAACCTGCACATTTtacattgaacattttttttaaccataccTAGATGGGAACTGCAGAGTGTTGAGATTCCAGCCTTTTGAAGTCAGTGCATTAGATAAGCGGAAGATATCAAAAACATCAGAGCCTAGAGCCACCACAGACACTTCTGGATCCCCGAATACAAACATCCCATCTATTTTACGGATTCTGTGGGAAgagagtgttttttttgtttgtttttttttcaagttgttTTTTCTGTGTACAGTGCCTAACTTGCCGTTCAAATTTACATTTACCACAGTTGATATACAGTCAAAGCAACACATTTGCCTTTGTCGTTCATGTCTTTcatgtattatattaaaaatggaaTTAATACTGACCCTGCTTTGATTTTGCGGGCAGTCCCGATGACTTTCCTGGTGGCGTCAACATATCCATTCTCACCCATGTGCATCATAGTAGCCCAACAGGCAGCAATTATGCCTCCAGGCCGAGAGCCAGCCATGGAAGGAGACGCGTAAATTCCTCCCTGCCAATCAGGTGCTACGAAATACTGGTAGTGGCGAAATTTCTTGTCACTGTAGAGCACCACTGAGGAGCCTTTGGGAGCATAACCATACTGTGGAGACAGAGAcaatgattttaaaattaaatcaacttTGCATTTAGCTTTAATCTTCATCATGACGATATCtggacagaaataaataaaaatagttgtaGTTCTGTCAGAGATCGTTTGCATAAAcgtttaattcacaaaaaaaaaaaaaaaaaaacagtaatatagtgaaatattattacaacttaaaataattgccttttattttaatatatttcaaaatgtactttatgcagtgatggcaaagctacatttttcaCCGAAAatagtcttcagtgtgacatgctcctacagaaatcattctagaagGCTGttgtttacacttttatttttatttttgtggaaatggtagttaaaaaaaaaaaaaaaaaacagcagtgttAAATTATTTTCGTATTATTTTTCAATCTCACTGATCCCAAACTTAACAGTATTTTGTATTCGTTAATTTCTCTCACTAGAGTTCTCACCTTATGTGTATCAGCTGAGATACTGGTCACACCATTGACCCGGAAATCAAAGGGATCAAGTTGGAAACCTGCCTTTTCCATAAAAATGATCAGGAACCCACCCAAGCATGCATCCACATGGAATGGGATGTTGTATTTTACTGCAagctaaaagaataaataataataaaaaaaacataaatttt
Above is a window of Carassius auratus strain Wakin unplaced genomic scaffold, ASM336829v1 scaf_tig00039411, whole genome shotgun sequence DNA encoding:
- the LOC113083902 gene encoding pterin-4-alpha-carbinolamine dehydratase-like isoform X2 — encoded protein: MAGKIQTLTMEEREHLLPMMRNAQWVEVVGRDAIYKEFLFKDFNQAFGFMSRVALQAEKMDHHPEWFNVYNKVQITLSTHECGGLSQRDITLATFIDQASVL
- the LOC113083902 gene encoding pterin-4-alpha-carbinolamine dehydratase-like isoform X1; amino-acid sequence: MVGQAGKIQTLTMEEREHLLPMMRNAQWVEVVGRDAIYKEFLFKDFNQAFGFMSRVALQAEKMDHHPEWFNVYNKVQITLSTHECGGLSQRDITLATFIDQASVL